One region of Culex pipiens pallens isolate TS chromosome 2, TS_CPP_V2, whole genome shotgun sequence genomic DNA includes:
- the LOC120426873 gene encoding pancreatic triacylglycerol lipase-like — MKFAIGVLLSVVLGALAAPTDLQPTLVRDEAGNLHLVNPDPYTVVDAEMEPLFNAESDIVFRLFTRQNPVHGQVLEWNNPASVLNSNFNPGNPTRFTIHGWNGDGTSGLHSNIRENYFTVGEFNVINVDWGAGAQTINYITARNRVASVGDIMSRMVDTLVSATGISRNSINLVGHSLGAHAAGVAGRMQNGQLNTVVGLDPAGPLFSLSDNDILQPSDAQYVEAVFSAAGSLGFDLPLGDSNFYPNGGRSQPGCGIDITGSCAHSRAHALFAESVSTTVGFRATRCASHSELVGGGCTSSGPDALMGGEPSNHGRGVNGIFRFSTNSNTPFAQG; from the coding sequence ATGAAGTTCGCGATAGGTGTATTACTTTCGGTAGTCCTTGGAGCGCTCGCTGCTCCAACGGATCTACAACCAACGCTGGTTCGAGACGAAGCTGGAAACCTGCACCTTGTCAACCCGGACCCGTACACCGTGGTTGATGCCGAGATGGAACCACTATTTAACGCTGAGTCCGACATTGTGTTTCGGTTGTTCACCCGGCAGAATCCCGTTCATGGACAGGTGTTGGAGTGGAACAACCCGGCATCGGTACTGAACTCCAACTTCAATCCGGGCAATCCGACTCGGTTCACCATTCACGGCTGGAACGGTGACGGAACTTCAGGACTTCACTCGAACATTCGTGAAAACTACTTCACCGTTGGAGAATTCAACGTGATCAATGTCGATTGGGGAGCAGGTGCTCAGACCATCAACTACATCACCGCCAGAAATCGCGTGGCATCCGTTGGAGACATCATGTCCCGAATGGTCGACACGCTGGTTTCCGCCACCGGTATCTCCCGAAACTCCATCAACCTAGTCGGGCACAGCTTGGGAGCGCACGCTGCCGGAGTTGCGGGTCGCATGCAAAACGGTCAACTCAACACCGTCGTCGGACTAGATCCCGCAGGACCGCTGTTCTCCCTCAGTGACAACGACATCCTGCAGCCATCGGACGCCCAGTACGTGGAAGCGGTCTTTTCAGCAGCTGGTTCGCTCGGATTCGATCTCCCACTGGGAGATTCGAACTTTTACCCGAACGGAGGACGGTCACAGCCGGGTTGTGGCATCGACATTACCGGAAGTTGTGCGCACTCGCGGGCTCACGCACTGTTTGCGGAGTCCGTTTCGACGACGGTAGGATTCCGGGCGACCCGGTGCGCATCGCACAGTGAACTCGTGGGCGGAGGATGCACGTCCAGTGGGCCGGATGCCCTGATGGGTGGTGAACCGTCGAACCACGGACGGGGAGTGAACGGAATCTTCCGGTTTAGCACCAATTCGAACACGCCGTTTGCTCAGGGTTAG
- the LOC128092298 gene encoding pancreatic lipase-related protein 2-like — MVKSVLVAIFGLLVVATAAPLDQLDQDKWSLVPDSNGHLHLVNLNPYSVPDQQEPEKLFIPAQDTIFRLYTRSNPLAPQVLVLNNLASVSASDFNPARPTRFIIHGWNNDGFSEVNTILTNAWLTRGDFNVITVDWGVGAQTANYINARGRVQLVGSVVSTFISFLESTSGLSPNSVYIAGHSLGAHAAGNAGFYQQNRLNTIFGMDPALPLFSLESSDRIHGSDAQYVETIHTNAGLLGFDLPLGRASFYPNGGRTQPGCGIDITGACAHGRAFEFLAESIISGGFTSIPCQNYQQILENNCVINGPSRPMGGEPSNQVAGAQGVYTLSTRAASPFSLG; from the exons ATGGTTAAATCGGTTCTTGTGGCTATTTTCGGACTGTTGGTCGTTG CCACGGCTGCTCCTCTGGATCAGCTGGACCAGGACAAGTGGAGTCTCGTTCCGGATTCCAATGGACATCTGCACTTGGTCAACCTGAATCCGTACAGTGTTCCCGACCAACAGGAACCGGAAAAGCTGTTCATTCCAGCTCAGGATACCATTTTCCGGTTGTACACCCGATCGAACCCACTTGCACCCCAGGTTCTCGTCCTGAACAACCTTGCCTCAGTATCAGCCTCGGACTTTAATCCGGCCCGCCCAACGCGGTTCATCATCCACGGCTGGAACAATGACGGTTTCTCCGAGGTCAACACTATCCTGACGAACGCCTGGCTGACCCGTGGAGACTTCAACGTAATCACCGTTGATTGGGGAGTTGGAGCGCAAACCGCCAACTATATCAATGCACGAGGCCGAGTACAACTGGTTGGTTCCGTGGTGTCCACGTTCATCAGCTTCCTCGAGTCAACCAGCGGATTGTCCCCCAACAGCGTCTACATTGCGGGTCACAGTCTGGGAGCTCACGCCGCTGGAAATGCTGGCTTCTACCAGCAAAACAGGCTGAACACGATCTTCGGTATGGACCCGGCTTTGCCGCTGTTTTCACTGGAGAGCTCCGATCGTATTCACGGTTCAGATGCGCAGTATGTTGAAACAATCCACACCAACGCCGGACTGCTGGGCTTCGATCTCCCATTGGGGCGTGCTTCGTTCTACCCGAATGGAGGTCGTACCCAGCCGGGTTGTGGCATTGACATTACTGGAGCTTGTGCCCATGGGCGGGCTTTCGAGTTCCTCGCGGAGTCCATTATCTCTGGTGGATTCACGTCGATCCCTTGTCAGAACTACCAGCAGATCCTGGAGAACAACTGCGTTATCAACGGACCTAGCCGTCCCATGGGTGGTGAGCCGTCGAACCAGGTAGCTGGAGCGCAGGGAGTTTACACGTTGAGCACGCGGGCCGCAAGTCCGTTCTCGTTGGGTTAG